Proteins co-encoded in one Bacillus sp. FSL H8-0547 genomic window:
- a CDS encoding zinc-binding alcohol dehydrogenase family protein, whose product MKAVGLYKYLPIEHEESLIDLEMETPKPQGRDLLVEVKAISVNPVDTKVRAPKDQTEETPKILGWDASGIVVECGPDCTDFKPGDEVYYAGSITRQGSYSEFQLVDERITGKKPANLSFSEAAALPLTAITAYEGLFDRMGIDPDNRSRNQQKSVLIIGGAGGVGSIAVQLAKWAGLHVIATASREETVKWVKEHGADAVINHHHPMKSQIQDLGLADPDYIFCLNNTDLHWEGMSEIIKPQGTVCSIVENKEPLDLNLLKNKSAAFVWEFMFTRAMFETEDMDQQQVLLNRISKLIEEGALKTTVNETLSPINADNLKKAHEKIESGNTIGKIVLQDF is encoded by the coding sequence ATGAAAGCAGTAGGTCTGTACAAGTATTTGCCGATTGAACATGAGGAAAGCCTGATTGATCTGGAAATGGAAACACCAAAGCCGCAGGGCAGAGATTTGCTTGTGGAGGTTAAAGCCATTTCTGTTAACCCGGTTGATACGAAGGTCCGTGCGCCAAAGGATCAAACAGAAGAAACGCCTAAAATTCTTGGATGGGATGCGAGCGGAATCGTAGTCGAATGCGGTCCAGACTGCACAGATTTTAAACCAGGAGATGAAGTGTATTATGCAGGCAGTATTACAAGACAGGGTTCTTACAGTGAATTTCAGCTGGTTGATGAACGGATAACCGGCAAAAAACCCGCTAATCTTTCATTCTCTGAAGCGGCAGCTCTTCCTTTAACTGCCATTACAGCCTATGAAGGCCTTTTTGACAGAATGGGGATTGATCCAGATAACCGCAGCAGAAATCAGCAGAAATCCGTGCTGATTATTGGCGGGGCAGGCGGTGTCGGCTCAATAGCTGTTCAGCTGGCAAAATGGGCAGGGCTTCATGTCATTGCAACCGCATCACGCGAAGAAACGGTGAAATGGGTAAAGGAACATGGAGCAGATGCTGTGATTAACCATCATCACCCGATGAAAAGTCAGATTCAGGATCTCGGCCTCGCTGACCCTGACTATATTTTCTGCCTAAACAACACAGACTTGCACTGGGAAGGAATGAGTGAAATCATTAAGCCCCAGGGAACGGTCTGCTCGATTGTGGAAAATAAAGAGCCTCTTGACTTGAATCTTCTTAAAAACAAGAGTGCTGCATTTGTATGGGAGTTTATGTTCACTAGAGCGATGTTTGAAACAGAAGATATGGATCAGCAGCAGGTCCTCTTGAACAGAATCAGCAAACTGATCGAAGAAGGGGCATTAAAAACAACAGTGAACGAAACATTAAGCCCTATAAATGCCGATAACCTGAAAAAAGCTCATGAAAAGATTGAATCCGGAAATACAATTGGAAAAATCGTTCTTCAAGATTTCTAA
- a CDS encoding FadR/GntR family transcriptional regulator, producing MQIEKIVTKKVSETVSEQLEHLIASGAISHGEKLPSVRELCDQFGVGRSAVRDAITVLKGKGLVTVKQGEGTYVTPFDSSRIFNQNLYFSDPKKVTELFQVRKIVETGMAEMAAGNRSERDLAEMKHILDSPGDSPWEDDYRFHSAIAKATGNPLLMQFVTFISETIKHSMIDFHRFIQNSPETVKTISAHHEQIFESISSGHSSEAKACMLEHLTFVEAILHKSLHQNQSS from the coding sequence GTGCAAATTGAAAAGATTGTCACAAAGAAGGTTTCTGAAACGGTGAGCGAGCAGCTGGAACACTTGATTGCTTCAGGGGCGATTTCTCACGGCGAGAAACTTCCTTCTGTGAGAGAGCTCTGCGATCAGTTCGGGGTAGGACGCTCTGCAGTCCGTGATGCAATAACTGTTTTAAAAGGAAAGGGTTTAGTTACCGTGAAGCAGGGGGAAGGCACCTATGTAACCCCTTTTGACTCTTCCAGGATCTTTAATCAGAACCTCTACTTTTCTGACCCGAAAAAGGTGACTGAGCTTTTTCAAGTACGAAAAATCGTGGAGACAGGAATGGCCGAAATGGCTGCAGGCAACAGGAGCGAACGTGATCTTGCTGAGATGAAGCATATATTGGATTCACCCGGAGATTCACCATGGGAAGATGATTACCGTTTTCATTCGGCGATTGCAAAAGCGACGGGCAATCCGCTTCTGATGCAGTTTGTTACCTTCATTTCAGAAACGATTAAACACTCAATGATTGACTTTCACCGGTTTATACAAAACAGCCCGGAAACCGTCAAAACGATTTCCGCACACCACGAGCAAATCTTCGAGAGCATTTCTTCAGGACATTCCAGTGAGGCAAAAGCCTGCATGCTGGAACATTTAACATTCGTAGAAGCCATCCTCCATAAGAGTCTGCACCAGAACCAATCCTCATAG